A genomic segment from Luteolibacter ambystomatis encodes:
- a CDS encoding Gfo/Idh/MocA family protein: protein MNRRHFLTASAFAGTWCLLSPRARALGANEDLRVAVIGFNSRGKAHIDSLLKAKGARLVALCDADSAVLDKTADELAKKGTVVAKYGDYRKLCESKEVDAVVIATPNHTHTLIAMTAAANGKHVYVEKPVSHNVWEGRQLAEAQAKYKVNIHHGFQRRSETCWEDALEWLKEGQIGRMTLARGFCYKPRPSIGKIGAPAKPPATVDYDLWSGPRELLPVKRTKFHYDWHWQFPYGNGDLGNQGPHQLDVCRWAIGDPALPKAVLSVGGRVGYEDDGDWANTQLVWLDYDPVPVLFEVRGLPKKGVDYKSGSDAFKGESIGNVIECEGGWLAGGHSAGCEVFDKDGKVVKEFKGTKSHMQEWIDAVHSGKQRSIHSAESGHLSAALAHIGNISWRTGADAPMDKIRSAFADPAKEAIDRLAKHLEANGVDPAKTPLKLGAALAVDAKAERFTGPGAEAANALLKGDYRKGFELPL, encoded by the coding sequence ATGAACCGCCGCCACTTCCTCACCGCCTCCGCCTTCGCGGGCACCTGGTGCCTTTTGTCTCCGCGCGCCCGCGCCCTCGGGGCGAACGAAGACCTGCGGGTCGCCGTGATCGGTTTCAACAGCCGCGGCAAGGCCCACATCGACTCGCTGCTGAAGGCGAAGGGTGCCCGTCTCGTCGCGCTCTGTGACGCGGACTCCGCCGTGCTCGACAAGACCGCCGATGAACTGGCGAAGAAGGGCACGGTGGTGGCGAAGTACGGCGACTATCGTAAATTGTGCGAGTCGAAGGAGGTGGACGCGGTGGTGATCGCCACGCCGAACCACACCCACACGCTGATCGCCATGACGGCGGCGGCGAATGGCAAGCACGTCTATGTCGAGAAGCCCGTGTCCCACAACGTGTGGGAAGGCCGCCAGCTGGCGGAGGCGCAGGCGAAGTACAAGGTGAACATCCATCACGGCTTCCAGCGCCGGTCCGAGACCTGCTGGGAGGACGCGCTGGAATGGCTGAAGGAAGGCCAGATCGGCAGGATGACCCTGGCCCGCGGCTTTTGCTACAAGCCGCGTCCGTCCATCGGCAAGATCGGCGCGCCGGCGAAGCCGCCCGCAACCGTGGACTACGATCTGTGGAGCGGCCCGCGCGAGCTGCTGCCGGTGAAGCGCACGAAGTTCCACTACGACTGGCACTGGCAGTTCCCCTATGGCAATGGCGACCTGGGCAACCAGGGACCGCATCAGCTCGATGTCTGCCGCTGGGCGATTGGTGATCCAGCCTTGCCGAAGGCGGTGCTCTCGGTGGGCGGCCGTGTCGGTTATGAGGACGATGGCGACTGGGCGAACACCCAGCTTGTGTGGCTCGACTACGATCCGGTGCCGGTGCTCTTCGAAGTGCGCGGCCTGCCGAAGAAGGGTGTCGACTACAAGAGCGGCAGCGATGCATTCAAGGGCGAGTCCATTGGCAATGTCATCGAGTGCGAGGGCGGCTGGCTTGCCGGCGGCCACTCGGCGGGTTGCGAGGTCTTCGACAAGGACGGCAAGGTGGTGAAGGAGTTCAAAGGGACGAAGTCGCACATGCAGGAGTGGATCGATGCGGTTCATTCCGGCAAGCAGCGCTCCATCCACAGCGCCGAGTCCGGCCATTTGTCCGCGGCCCTCGCGCATATCGGGAACATCTCGTGGCGCACCGGTGCCGATGCGCCGATGGACAAGATCCGCTCCGCGTTCGCCGATCCGGCGAAGGAAGCGATCGATCGTCTGGCGAAGCACCTGGAAGCGAACGGCGTCGATCCGGCGAAGACCCCGCTGAAGCTCGGAGCCGCGCTCGCGGTCGATGCGAAGGCGGAGCGTTTCACCGGCCCTGGTGCCGAAGCGGCGAATGCCCTCCTGAAGGGCGATTACCGCAAGGGTTTCGAGCTGCCTTTGTAA
- a CDS encoding LysR family transcriptional regulator, translating into MPLDAHYLQVFKAVLTECSMSQAAMRLRTSASNVKRIVTALEGELGVPLFDRESRGKFQPTSHADRLNEEMSGFLQEMESLQQYVSEIRETGRLLRIGAQRWFFETAYFVRLYNLLRQDARFRVTFMEVSTGQERTLVESGACDVYVGLVSPGSKRVATVHLAPLALSLGCLTPGFAVRDLSDLSEVTPWALHAPDLRAASREWLQAIEMAGGGIGRQVTTTQFREWTTDPANGSLQAVIAPAPAAGTSSPEIHWHSLNLLSPIPVRASFLIQHPYGCLEHALHKASSTLKLHEHSV; encoded by the coding sequence ATGCCACTGGATGCTCACTACCTCCAAGTCTTCAAAGCCGTACTGACTGAATGCTCGATGAGTCAGGCGGCGATGCGGTTGCGGACCAGCGCTTCCAATGTGAAGCGCATCGTGACCGCGTTGGAAGGGGAACTCGGGGTTCCCTTGTTCGACCGTGAAAGCCGCGGAAAATTCCAACCGACTTCCCACGCCGATCGCCTGAATGAGGAGATGTCGGGATTCCTTCAGGAGATGGAGTCCCTGCAGCAATACGTCTCCGAAATCCGGGAAACCGGACGCTTGCTCCGCATCGGAGCCCAGCGCTGGTTTTTCGAGACCGCCTATTTCGTCCGCCTGTACAATCTGCTGCGCCAGGACGCCCGTTTCCGGGTGACGTTCATGGAAGTTTCCACCGGCCAGGAGCGTACGCTGGTGGAGTCCGGGGCTTGCGACGTTTACGTCGGTCTCGTCAGTCCGGGCAGCAAGAGGGTGGCCACGGTGCATCTCGCGCCTCTGGCGTTGAGCCTGGGTTGCCTGACACCGGGCTTCGCCGTAAGGGATCTTTCGGATCTTTCGGAAGTGACCCCCTGGGCCTTGCACGCTCCGGATTTGCGCGCTGCCAGCCGCGAGTGGTTGCAGGCCATCGAGATGGCGGGAGGTGGCATAGGCCGTCAGGTTACCACCACCCAGTTCCGCGAGTGGACGACCGATCCCGCGAATGGAAGCCTCCAGGCGGTGATCGCGCCCGCTCCCGCGGCGGGAACCTCCTCGCCGGAGATCCACTGGCATTCCCTCAATCTGTTGTCGCCTATTCCCGTGCGGGCGAGCTTCCTGATCCAGCACCCGTATGGCTGCCTGGAACACGCTCTTCACAAAGCCAGCTCGACCTTGAAGCTGCATGAGCATTCAGTTTGA
- a CDS encoding LysR family transcriptional regulator: MSIQFDIDELKTFVLLAENGHFTETAQTLGISQPAVSQRIARLENTFGLMLFTRSAERAVLTSYGEKVLDCARRCVESHEAMGRRLTQQQRSFAGRVRVWIDHSTQGEKLAAALEQRIPDHVQVERVDSRTGSPWSERLRHFECDLAFSGVFLQSDPPLGLKRIELRREAGLSAMWAPHHYQMSPEAFNLADVLGTTLLVGSERLVPGFRHFVEDWCRRAYGATPADILEFDTAREAFQACQAGYGISLSPGSSEAPFDSSGLSVEKRALFSEVLPNAYAYGLHMREGEKNEAVTEMASWLVEAYKQIPA, from the coding sequence ATGAGCATTCAGTTTGATATCGACGAGCTGAAGACCTTCGTCCTGCTGGCGGAAAACGGCCACTTCACCGAAACCGCCCAAACCCTCGGCATCAGCCAGCCCGCGGTCAGCCAGCGCATCGCCCGATTGGAGAACACCTTCGGGCTGATGTTGTTCACCCGCTCCGCGGAGCGGGCGGTGCTGACCAGCTATGGGGAAAAGGTCCTCGACTGCGCGCGGCGCTGCGTGGAGAGCCACGAGGCCATGGGGCGGCGGCTCACCCAGCAGCAGCGGTCCTTCGCCGGGCGGGTGCGGGTGTGGATCGACCACTCCACCCAGGGCGAGAAACTGGCGGCGGCTCTTGAGCAGCGGATTCCGGATCACGTGCAGGTGGAGCGGGTGGATTCCCGTACCGGATCCCCGTGGTCCGAGCGCCTCCGCCACTTCGAATGCGATCTGGCGTTCTCCGGCGTTTTTCTCCAGAGCGATCCTCCGCTGGGACTCAAGAGGATCGAATTGCGGCGCGAAGCGGGCCTGTCCGCCATGTGGGCTCCGCATCACTATCAAATGTCCCCGGAGGCATTCAATCTGGCGGACGTGCTCGGCACCACCCTGCTCGTGGGTTCGGAACGGCTTGTTCCGGGCTTCCGGCATTTCGTGGAGGACTGGTGCCGCCGTGCCTATGGCGCCACCCCGGCCGATATCCTGGAGTTCGATACCGCGCGGGAGGCTTTCCAAGCTTGTCAGGCGGGATATGGCATCAGCCTGAGCCCGGGCAGTTCGGAAGCTCCGTTTGATTCCAGCGGCCTGTCCGTGGAGAAACGGGCTCTCTTCAGCGAGGTCCTGCCAAACGCCTATGCGTACGGCCTCCATATGCGGGAGGGTGAGAAGAACGAAGCGGTGACTGAAATGGCCTCCTGGCTGGTGGAAGCCTACAAGCAAATCCCGGCCTGA
- a CDS encoding ABC transporter ATP-binding protein produces the protein MADNAADTFIKIRGLEQRFGSQQILRGVDMDIHRGETLCLLGGSGGGKSVLVKHLPGLLRPRKGTIHVDGVEIGCLKEREFGPIRKKIGMMFQGGALFDSLTVAQNIAFPLREQGMKDDKEINRLVSEALEIVRLPGQEKKMPSDLSGGMRKRVALARAVVSRPECVLYDEPHAGLDPITGDSIDHLIKDLQHNYNITNVVITHEMRSVFRIADRIVFLKEGRVYWTGLPDELQNTADPELRAFIEGDSGEPWDN, from the coding sequence ATGGCCGACAACGCCGCCGACACATTCATCAAGATCCGGGGGCTCGAACAACGGTTCGGCAGCCAGCAGATCCTGCGCGGCGTGGACATGGACATCCACCGCGGCGAGACCCTCTGCCTGCTCGGCGGCTCCGGCGGCGGCAAGTCGGTGCTGGTGAAACACCTGCCCGGCCTGCTCAGACCGCGCAAGGGCACCATCCATGTCGATGGCGTGGAAATCGGCTGCCTGAAGGAACGCGAGTTCGGACCGATCCGGAAAAAGATCGGCATGATGTTCCAGGGCGGCGCCCTGTTCGACTCCCTCACCGTCGCCCAGAACATCGCCTTCCCGCTGCGGGAACAGGGCATGAAGGATGACAAGGAGATCAACCGCCTCGTCAGCGAGGCGCTGGAGATCGTCCGCCTGCCCGGCCAGGAAAAAAAGATGCCATCCGATCTCTCCGGCGGCATGCGCAAGCGCGTGGCCCTCGCCCGCGCCGTGGTCTCCCGCCCCGAGTGTGTGCTCTACGACGAGCCGCACGCCGGTCTCGACCCCATCACCGGCGACTCGATCGACCACCTCATCAAGGACCTCCAGCACAATTACAACATCACCAACGTGGTCATCACCCACGAAATGCGCAGCGTGTTCCGCATTGCCGACCGCATCGTTTTCCTCAAGGAAGGACGCGTCTACTGGACCGGCTTGCCGGATGAACTCCAGAACACCGCCGATCCCGAGCTGCGCGCCTTCATCGAAGGCGACTCGGGCGAACCCTGGGACAACTGA
- a CDS encoding DoxX family protein: MNPYLSKVCSRLHVLEAPGRDLVLLFLRLTIGAQFFLTGKGKLAHLDKVAGFFESLHIPAPHFHAVLVSNVEMIGGLLLVLGLATRLAAVPLTISMIVAYLTAHLNDVLHPEDAADATGFSAFMTHVSAFIDQKPFPFLVVCLVLLAFGAGRVSLDHLIGKRCCHHKAAAP; encoded by the coding sequence ATGAACCCGTACCTCTCCAAGGTCTGCTCCCGCCTTCACGTCCTTGAGGCACCCGGCCGGGATCTGGTGCTGCTGTTCCTCCGCCTCACCATCGGTGCGCAGTTTTTCCTCACCGGCAAGGGCAAGCTCGCGCACCTCGACAAGGTCGCCGGCTTCTTCGAAAGCCTGCACATCCCGGCACCGCATTTCCATGCGGTGCTTGTCTCGAACGTCGAGATGATCGGCGGGCTGTTGCTGGTGCTCGGCCTGGCCACCCGGCTCGCCGCCGTGCCGCTCACGATCTCGATGATCGTCGCCTATCTAACAGCGCATCTCAACGACGTGCTCCATCCTGAAGACGCTGCGGATGCCACCGGGTTCAGCGCGTTCATGACCCATGTCAGCGCCTTCATTGATCAGAAACCATTTCCGTTCCTGGTCGTCTGTCTGGTCCTGCTGGCTTTTGGCGCGGGACGCGTTTCTCTTGATCACCTGATCGGGAAACGGTGCTGCCACCACAAAGCGGCAGCACCCTGA
- a CDS encoding DUF2314 domain-containing protein, with amino-acid sequence MATQTIGDEAKSDGIMLMVLGGALCIWLASGQHWLVATETATLIVAGLLLHRHKIAGIYLTLGMVLAMSVYNLSVLLRKGLGIKTAIGLLLFVGLWQCWRKYGRILRNQATWDDPLVPHETLPPDSEESDDTPMISIVLLRRHALPLDEDTLSAAVRRAWSHPQKAGDDEELFAVGEGFLFIVRNGMGLWTVHNRAHPYFDDVEPVIASIPEMRLQKAVRDHGAWLSIDLTAPFDKSLPAESFYPHIFRLLRELADGDTLAIFRPETGQINVWDDEVAAKLCGPEPLQDFTQRSQPPVIHVEDDDPLMVAAVTEARASFPDFRKRWLERDNGERFLVKGPVRSGNRQEYIWFSVTDLSEETAYGTLENEPVDLNGLKLGDPVALDLADLNDWAFLPADGTKPLGFHTVKAVDAVGKRTLEAADGS; translated from the coding sequence ATGGCCACGCAAACGATTGGAGACGAAGCCAAAAGTGACGGCATCATGCTCATGGTGCTCGGAGGCGCCCTTTGCATCTGGCTCGCCTCAGGTCAGCACTGGCTGGTGGCGACCGAAACTGCCACCCTCATCGTCGCGGGGCTGCTGCTCCACCGGCACAAGATCGCCGGCATCTATCTCACCCTCGGGATGGTTCTTGCAATGAGCGTCTACAACCTCTCGGTCCTCCTCCGGAAAGGCCTCGGCATCAAGACCGCCATTGGTCTCCTACTATTCGTGGGCCTCTGGCAGTGCTGGCGGAAATACGGACGCATCCTCCGGAACCAGGCGACCTGGGATGATCCGCTGGTTCCCCATGAAACCCTTCCGCCCGATTCCGAGGAATCCGACGACACCCCGATGATCTCAATCGTCCTGCTCCGGCGCCACGCCTTGCCACTCGATGAGGACACCCTTTCCGCCGCCGTTCGCCGGGCCTGGAGCCATCCGCAAAAAGCCGGAGATGACGAGGAGTTGTTCGCGGTGGGTGAGGGCTTCTTGTTCATCGTGCGCAATGGAATGGGACTTTGGACGGTGCACAACCGAGCCCACCCTTACTTTGACGACGTCGAACCCGTCATTGCGTCGATTCCTGAAATGCGGCTGCAGAAAGCCGTTCGGGATCACGGTGCCTGGTTGTCGATCGATCTGACGGCGCCATTCGACAAATCGCTGCCGGCAGAATCGTTCTACCCCCACATTTTCCGGCTACTCCGCGAACTCGCTGACGGTGATACCTTGGCGATCTTCCGCCCCGAAACCGGGCAGATCAACGTGTGGGACGACGAGGTCGCGGCCAAGCTGTGCGGCCCGGAACCGCTTCAAGACTTCACCCAACGGTCCCAGCCGCCGGTGATCCATGTCGAAGACGATGATCCCCTGATGGTGGCCGCGGTCACCGAAGCCCGGGCTTCGTTCCCCGATTTCAGGAAGCGTTGGCTCGAACGGGACAACGGCGAGAGATTCCTCGTGAAAGGGCCGGTGCGTTCTGGAAACCGACAGGAATACATCTGGTTCTCCGTGACCGACCTCTCGGAGGAAACTGCCTACGGAACGCTGGAAAACGAACCGGTGGATCTCAACGGGCTGAAGCTCGGGGATCCGGTCGCCCTGGATCTCGCCGATCTCAACGACTGGGCCTTTCTGCCAGCCGATGGCACCAAGCCTCTGGGGTTCCACACGGTGAAGGCGGTGGATGCCGTGGGCAAACGGACTCTTGAGGCCGCCGATGGAAGTTGA
- a CDS encoding LysR family transcriptional regulator: MELRQLRAFAETAEAGSITAAAKVLRLTQPALSRQIKALEEELGVSLFERGAHSVTLTPAGEVLRGETVKLLKFTDAMVQKVKAEADGEPLRVGYSPSLASDFLSIAIERFTQLHPRVRITLHDWSSAEMRDGIAAGKLDLMVTAPCPGEAIRWEPLRHVGWRVLIPASHPLAKKKRIDPADLDGQRLLLFEREGYPDYWDRVIKFFKERNLQAKIAGEFDGIVSLSAAVEAGMGLALAAETTRISGGADARMVMRPLSEEPLTTKVSAGVAATGEVPARVLAFVEELKVAAGS, encoded by the coding sequence ATGGAACTGCGTCAGTTGCGGGCATTTGCGGAGACAGCGGAGGCGGGTAGCATCACTGCCGCCGCCAAGGTGCTGCGCCTCACGCAACCCGCACTCAGCCGCCAGATCAAGGCGCTGGAGGAGGAACTCGGCGTGAGCTTGTTCGAGCGCGGCGCACATTCGGTCACACTGACACCGGCCGGTGAAGTGCTGCGCGGCGAGACGGTGAAGCTGCTGAAGTTCACCGATGCGATGGTGCAGAAGGTGAAAGCCGAGGCCGATGGCGAACCGCTGCGCGTGGGCTATTCCCCTTCCCTTGCTTCCGATTTCCTTTCCATCGCCATCGAGCGCTTCACCCAGCTCCATCCGCGGGTGCGGATCACGCTTCACGATTGGTCGAGCGCGGAAATGCGCGATGGCATCGCGGCGGGCAAGCTGGACCTGATGGTCACCGCGCCGTGCCCGGGTGAGGCGATCCGCTGGGAGCCGCTGCGCCATGTCGGCTGGCGCGTGCTGATTCCCGCCAGCCATCCGCTGGCAAAAAAGAAGCGCATCGACCCCGCGGATCTCGATGGCCAGCGCCTGCTGCTGTTCGAGCGCGAGGGCTATCCGGACTACTGGGACCGCGTGATCAAGTTTTTCAAAGAGCGGAACCTTCAGGCGAAGATCGCGGGGGAGTTCGATGGCATCGTCAGCCTCAGTGCCGCGGTAGAGGCCGGAATGGGGCTCGCCCTCGCGGCGGAAACCACCCGCATCAGCGGTGGTGCGGATGCGCGCATGGTGATGCGTCCGCTTTCCGAAGAACCGCTCACCACCAAGGTCAGCGCCGGTGTGGCCGCGACGGGTGAAGTGCCCGCACGGGTGCTGGCGTTCGTGGAAGAGTTGAAGGTGGCTGCGGGTTCGTGA
- a CDS encoding PmoA family protein, with protein sequence MKILLPLFFAAVLPASAAFRTEAGNGSLKVFDGDKLVTEYRTDARTPYLAPLLSPGGATLSRHWPMEKDVAPGEERDHPHHRSFWLSYGDVDGFDFWAWTSKKGEPKIVHKGFSGVKADERSATFTVDLVWTADGTDRLTEKRTYTIRKAEAETTEIELATVMESAGAETLFGDTKEGFCGLRVDRTLRLKGETAKGHIADSEGRTDQDCWGKRSNWVAFTGPDEKGEPAVIAMMDHPSNFRHPSWWHARDYGLLAANPFGIHDFEGKKDKTLGQHVLKKGDKLAFRYLVVLHHGTADSAKLADRWSTFSK encoded by the coding sequence ATGAAAATCCTGCTACCCCTCTTTTTCGCAGCGGTCCTGCCTGCTTCGGCGGCGTTCCGCACCGAAGCCGGCAACGGCTCCCTCAAGGTGTTCGACGGCGACAAACTGGTGACGGAATACCGCACCGATGCCCGCACGCCGTATCTGGCTCCGCTGCTTTCGCCCGGCGGAGCGACGCTTTCCCGGCACTGGCCGATGGAGAAGGACGTCGCTCCCGGCGAGGAGCGCGACCACCCGCACCACCGTTCCTTCTGGCTTTCCTACGGGGATGTCGATGGCTTCGACTTCTGGGCGTGGACCAGCAAGAAAGGTGAGCCGAAGATCGTCCACAAGGGCTTCTCCGGCGTGAAGGCGGATGAACGTTCCGCCACCTTCACCGTGGATCTCGTCTGGACTGCGGATGGCACCGACCGCCTCACGGAAAAGCGCACTTATACGATCCGCAAGGCCGAGGCCGAGACCACGGAGATCGAGCTCGCCACCGTGATGGAGTCCGCCGGGGCGGAAACCTTGTTCGGCGATACCAAGGAAGGCTTCTGCGGCCTGCGTGTGGATCGCACGCTGCGCCTCAAGGGCGAAACCGCCAAGGGCCACATCGCGGACAGCGAGGGCCGCACGGACCAGGATTGCTGGGGTAAGCGCTCGAACTGGGTCGCCTTCACCGGCCCGGATGAAAAGGGCGAGCCTGCGGTGATCGCGATGATGGATCATCCCTCGAACTTCCGCCACCCGTCATGGTGGCACGCCCGCGACTACGGTCTTCTCGCGGCGAACCCCTTCGGCATCCACGATTTCGAGGGCAAGAAGGACAAGACACTCGGGCAGCACGTCTTGAAGAAAGGAGACAAGCTGGCGTTCCGTTATCTCGTCGTCCTCCATCATGGGACCGCGGACAGCGCGAAGCTGGCGGACCGTTGGAGCACTTTCTCCAAGTAA
- a CDS encoding MlaD family protein — protein MASSERRTELFVGLFFLVGLLLLGGLIIQFGRFGDRIRGHYEVTVIFDDASGLIKGSEVRMGGAKIGKVAAAPELNEAVKVQVVLSVDDRIRIPSGSNIQIASASLLGDKLVVITPPVEKTGAYLEPNQTVFGGAPGGLDAIADQATKVTEDVRRLMKNTEGTVIKIDSAVDDLRAVTGRLGETVEKVNVSILSDKNLANVDDTIANLKDATAEWKKASTELQPAIADAREAIHSIQKAADGADKAITDIRPAFKEVPKAVDAIANAADSIGHAVSKAEKSEGLLGALAYDKDTGTDARTFIRNLRQRGILRYKDAEMEDENDPRNRFRGKRR, from the coding sequence ATGGCCAGTTCCGAACGCCGCACCGAACTCTTCGTCGGGCTCTTCTTCCTTGTCGGCCTGCTCCTGCTGGGCGGGCTCATCATCCAATTCGGCCGCTTCGGCGACCGCATCCGCGGGCACTATGAAGTCACCGTGATCTTCGATGACGCGTCCGGCCTGATCAAAGGCTCCGAGGTCCGCATGGGCGGCGCGAAGATCGGCAAGGTCGCTGCGGCGCCTGAACTCAATGAGGCAGTGAAGGTCCAGGTGGTTCTGTCCGTCGATGACCGCATCCGCATTCCCAGCGGCTCCAACATCCAGATCGCCTCCGCCAGCCTGCTGGGCGACAAGCTCGTGGTGATTACCCCGCCGGTGGAAAAAACCGGCGCCTACCTCGAACCCAATCAGACGGTCTTTGGTGGCGCTCCCGGCGGTCTCGATGCGATCGCCGACCAAGCCACCAAAGTAACGGAAGATGTCCGCCGCCTGATGAAGAACACGGAGGGCACCGTGATCAAAATCGACTCCGCGGTGGACGACCTGCGCGCCGTCACCGGTCGTCTCGGTGAAACGGTGGAGAAGGTGAATGTCTCGATCCTTTCCGACAAGAACCTCGCGAATGTCGACGACACCATCGCCAACCTGAAGGACGCCACCGCCGAGTGGAAGAAGGCCAGCACCGAACTCCAGCCGGCCATCGCCGATGCCCGCGAGGCGATCCATTCCATCCAAAAAGCCGCCGATGGCGCGGACAAGGCCATCACCGACATCCGCCCCGCCTTCAAGGAAGTGCCGAAGGCCGTCGATGCCATCGCCAATGCCGCCGACAGCATCGGCCACGCGGTTTCCAAAGCCGAGAAGAGCGAGGGGCTTCTCGGTGCCCTGGCCTACGACAAGGACACCGGCACCGACGCCCGCACCTTCATCCGCAATCTCCGCCAGCGCGGCATCCTCCGCTACAAGGACGCGGAGATGGAGGACGAGAACGACCCGCGCAACCGCTTTCGCGGCAAGCGCCGCTGA
- a CDS encoding RNA polymerase sigma factor, with product MSEFQELVDAHYQPLFRFAVSLTRDPDRAADLVQETFCTWAEKGDQLRDRSKAKTWLFTTLHREFLAQRRRASRYSDEPVESLHGTLASSEDDADRQMDGQRALELLGSLDETFRAPLALFYLQQHSYKDIAEILEIPIGTVMSRISRAKEMLRRQMTAEPASAPKNILQLNPEALRQHHG from the coding sequence ATGAGCGAATTCCAGGAACTGGTCGACGCCCACTACCAACCGTTGTTCCGGTTTGCAGTGTCGCTGACCCGTGACCCGGACCGGGCGGCCGACTTGGTACAGGAAACCTTCTGCACCTGGGCGGAAAAGGGCGACCAGCTCCGCGACCGCTCGAAGGCCAAGACCTGGCTCTTCACCACCCTGCACCGCGAGTTCCTGGCCCAGCGCCGCCGCGCCTCCCGCTACTCGGACGAGCCGGTGGAGTCGCTCCACGGCACCCTGGCCTCCAGCGAAGACGATGCCGATCGCCAGATGGACGGCCAGCGCGCGCTCGAACTGCTCGGCTCGCTCGATGAAACCTTCCGCGCCCCCCTCGCCCTCTTCTACCTCCAGCAGCACAGCTACAAGGACATCGCCGAAATCCTCGAAATCCCCATTGGCACGGTCATGTCGCGCATCTCCCGGGCAAAGGAAATGCTGCGCCGCCAGATGACCGCGGAACCGGCCAGCGCGCCGAAAAACATCCTCCAACTCAACCCGGAGGCCCTGCGACAGCACCATGGATAA
- a CDS encoding YceI family protein codes for MKTTMLLGSAALLALGLVSCNDPAKNTAKADVKDAVAKSDTGAAGGTKYTFTPNSKIDFIGAKVTASHPGGFKTFNGYFTVKDGAPVGNDHKVTIDMSSTWADGGNEEGSAKLTGHLKSPDFFDVAKFPQSTFDVTELKKNSDTSYTVSGNFTLHGVTKNISFPATVSKNGEAVKITSEFNIKRQDFGITYPGMADNAIKDQVVIKLDLEAKPGA; via the coding sequence ATGAAAACCACCATGCTCCTGGGCTCCGCCGCCCTCCTCGCACTCGGCCTCGTTTCCTGCAACGACCCGGCCAAGAACACCGCCAAGGCCGACGTGAAGGATGCCGTGGCCAAGTCCGACACCGGTGCCGCCGGCGGCACGAAGTACACGTTCACGCCGAATTCGAAGATCGACTTCATCGGAGCGAAGGTCACCGCCAGCCATCCCGGCGGCTTCAAGACCTTCAACGGTTACTTCACCGTGAAGGACGGCGCGCCGGTCGGTAACGATCACAAGGTCACCATCGACATGAGCTCGACCTGGGCCGATGGCGGAAACGAAGAAGGTTCGGCGAAGCTCACCGGCCACTTGAAGTCTCCCGACTTCTTCGACGTCGCGAAGTTCCCGCAGTCCACCTTTGATGTCACCGAGCTGAAGAAGAACTCGGACACCAGCTACACCGTTTCCGGCAACTTCACGCTTCACGGCGTGACCAAGAACATCTCGTTCCCCGCCACGGTGTCGAAGAACGGTGAGGCGGTGAAGATCACCTCCGAGTTCAACATCAAGCGCCAGGACTTCGGCATCACCTATCCGGGCATGGCGGACAACGCCATCAAGGACCAGGTCGTGATCAAGCTCGACCTCGAGGCCAAGCCGGGTGCCTGA
- a CDS encoding pirin family protein, with protein MKTNPTLTVRRSEERGHADHGWLDSYHTFSFADYYDPAHMAFRSLRVINDDRIAPQGGFPSHPHRDMEIFSYVLDGQLAHQDSMGNKRVLNPGEIQLMSAGKGVLHSEFNPSAKNWTHMLQIWIMPRERQLEPGYTEWKPAPGTENDPKVLVISPDGRDNSATIHQDADIYRVKLAPGQSITHELPDGRGLWLHVARGSAKVEDVDLNGGDAISSETAGTYTIAAGTEPLEALLFDIG; from the coding sequence ATGAAAACGAACCCGACGCTGACCGTCCGCCGCAGTGAAGAACGAGGCCATGCCGACCACGGCTGGCTCGACAGCTACCACACCTTCTCCTTCGCGGACTACTACGATCCCGCCCACATGGCCTTCCGCTCGCTGCGCGTCATCAATGACGACCGCATCGCCCCGCAGGGAGGATTCCCGAGCCACCCGCATCGCGACATGGAGATCTTCTCCTACGTGCTCGACGGGCAGCTCGCCCACCAGGATTCCATGGGTAACAAGCGCGTGCTCAATCCCGGTGAGATCCAGCTCATGAGCGCCGGCAAGGGCGTGCTCCATTCCGAGTTCAATCCCTCGGCCAAGAACTGGACCCACATGCTCCAGATCTGGATCATGCCCCGCGAGCGCCAGCTCGAGCCCGGCTACACCGAATGGAAGCCCGCGCCCGGCACGGAAAACGATCCCAAGGTCCTCGTGATCTCGCCGGACGGCCGTGACAATTCCGCCACCATCCACCAGGACGCGGACATCTACCGGGTGAAGCTGGCTCCCGGCCAATCCATCACCCACGAGCTGCCGGATGGCCGCGGCCTGTGGCTGCATGTGGCGCGGGGTTCCGCGAAGGTCGAAGATGTCGATCTGAACGGCGGCGACGCGATCTCTTCGGAAACCGCCGGCACCTACACCATCGCCGCCGGCACCGAACCCTTGGAGGCCCTTCTTTTTGACATCGGCTGA